In Thermus filiformis, one DNA window encodes the following:
- a CDS encoding aminopeptidase, protein MDERLAELLLDYCLEAGPGDEILLEAETPALPLLRALFPAALDRGAYLHALLAYPGQTRALLERGGAWLDAPPEGLRALYGRAHKFLRVLSAENPFELSGLPPQALRRHRLGHRALAEERLKKRWALTLYPTPGYAAQAGMSTEDFLALYRKALFLDQDPLLRWRALSAFQEELIARLSRAKTLRVQAPGTDLTLRVEGRTWINSDGRRNMPSGEVFTGPWEDSAEGEVRFNLPLLVQGVRVRGAWLRFKEGRVVAAGAQEGEEVFLALLETDEGARRLGEVGIGTNYGIDRPTGLVLLDEKIGGSLHLALGNSYPETGGKNRSALHLDLVLDLRPGGAVYLDGVLFQENGRFV, encoded by the coding sequence GTGGACGAGCGCTTGGCCGAACTCCTCTTGGACTACTGCCTCGAGGCGGGCCCCGGGGACGAGATCCTCCTGGAGGCGGAGACCCCCGCCCTCCCCCTCCTGCGGGCCCTCTTCCCCGCGGCCCTGGACCGGGGGGCCTACCTGCACGCCCTCCTGGCCTACCCGGGCCAGACCCGCGCCCTCTTGGAGCGGGGGGGCGCCTGGCTGGACGCGCCCCCAGAGGGGCTTCGGGCCCTGTACGGCCGGGCCCACAAGTTCCTGCGCGTTTTGAGCGCGGAAAACCCCTTTGAGCTTTCCGGCCTCCCTCCCCAGGCCCTGCGCCGCCACCGGCTGGGGCATAGGGCCCTGGCCGAGGAGCGGCTTAAGAAGCGCTGGGCCCTCACCCTCTACCCCACGCCGGGGTACGCGGCCCAGGCGGGGATGAGCACCGAGGACTTCCTGGCCCTCTACCGCAAAGCCCTCTTCCTGGACCAGGACCCACTCCTCCGCTGGCGGGCCCTTTCCGCCTTCCAGGAGGAGCTGATCGCCCGGCTTTCCCGGGCCAAGACCCTCCGCGTCCAGGCCCCGGGCACCGACCTCACCCTGCGGGTGGAGGGGCGCACCTGGATTAACTCCGACGGGCGGCGCAACATGCCCTCGGGGGAGGTCTTCACCGGGCCTTGGGAGGACTCGGCGGAGGGGGAGGTGCGGTTCAACCTGCCCCTTTTGGTCCAGGGGGTGCGCGTCCGGGGGGCCTGGCTCCGGTTCAAGGAGGGGCGGGTGGTGGCGGCGGGGGCCCAGGAGGGGGAGGAGGTCTTCCTCGCCCTTCTGGAGACGGACGAGGGGGCCCGGAGGCTCGGGGAGGTGGGGATCGGCACCAACTACGGGATTGACCGGCCCACGGGGCTGGTGCTTTTGGACGAGAAGATCGGGGGGAGCCTCCACCTGGCCCTGGGCAACAGCTACCCCGAGACGGGCGGGAAGAACCGAAGCGCCCTCCACCTGGACCTGGTCCTGGACCTGAGGCCGGGCGGGGCGGTCTACCTGGACGGGGTCCTCTTCCAGGAAAACGGCCGCTTTGTGTGA
- a CDS encoding E3 binding domain-containing protein — MEEPRITPLARRLAEENGIDWRKLQGTGPEGTIVERDILAFLAKVMAGEVDLPPAPEPPPPPPPSPEELERAMSVLAKEGVHPEEVLPQEKEAKEAKEAWEAEELEGLLDVDLEVDLDQAPEEVEATLLTWPEHTPTLTESELELPELDLGGAKEEPLLAEEELLLAEEAPPEPPLEAWEEEALEALLETEAEPLPPLEEALPPLEEPTPEAEPTEATPQEPLEAPAPVQTPLAAAAVPFSAAAPAPVQAPLLRVHRARLDLEPARRAAEVLSRALGGQVGLEALLVQAAAKALAELELPHRALLGSLEGEALKGHLPPAGGLRALARGERGEEGEGLLCLFGEEEVHTGAPLLYLHPEGLLTLSGPFEPRLARALLDRVRSYLEEPLLLFV, encoded by the coding sequence ATGGAGGAACCCAGGATTACGCCCCTCGCCCGGCGGCTCGCCGAGGAAAACGGCATAGACTGGCGCAAGCTCCAGGGCACGGGCCCGGAGGGCACCATCGTGGAGCGGGACATCCTGGCCTTCTTGGCCAAAGTGATGGCGGGGGAGGTGGACCTCCCGCCCGCCCCCGAGCCCCCCCCGCCCCCGCCCCCGAGCCCCGAGGAGCTGGAGCGGGCCATGAGCGTCCTGGCCAAGGAGGGGGTCCACCCGGAGGAGGTCCTCCCTCAGGAGAAGGAGGCCAAGGAAGCCAAGGAGGCCTGGGAGGCGGAGGAGCTGGAAGGGCTTTTGGACGTGGACCTGGAGGTGGACCTGGACCAGGCCCCGGAAGAGGTGGAGGCCACCCTCCTCACCTGGCCGGAGCACACCCCGACCCTGACGGAGTCGGAGCTGGAGCTCCCGGAGCTGGACCTGGGCGGCGCAAAGGAGGAGCCCCTGCTGGCGGAGGAAGAGCTCCTGCTGGCGGAGGAGGCCCCCCCAGAGCCCCCCCTCGAGGCCTGGGAGGAGGAGGCCCTGGAAGCCCTCTTGGAGACGGAGGCCGAGCCCCTCCCACCCCTGGAAGAAGCCCTCCCACCCCTGGAGGAGCCCACGCCGGAGGCGGAGCCGACCGAGGCGACTCCCCAGGAACCCCTCGAGGCCCCGGCCCCCGTCCAGACCCCCCTTGCGGCGGCCGCGGTCCCCTTTTCGGCGGCCGCCCCGGCCCCCGTCCAGGCCCCCCTCCTGCGGGTCCACCGGGCCCGGCTGGACCTGGAGCCGGCCCGGCGGGCGGCCGAGGTCCTCTCCCGGGCCCTGGGGGGCCAGGTGGGCCTGGAGGCCCTCCTGGTCCAGGCGGCGGCGAAGGCCCTGGCCGAGCTGGAGCTTCCCCACCGGGCGCTTTTGGGAAGCCTCGAGGGGGAGGCCCTGAAGGGCCACCTTCCCCCCGCCGGGGGGCTGCGCGCCCTGGCCCGGGGGGAGCGGGGGGAGGAGGGAGAAGGGCTTCTCTGCCTCTTCGGCGAGGAGGAGGTCCACACCGGGGCCCCTCTCCTCTACCTCCACCCGGAGGGCCTCCTCACCCTCTCCGGCCCCTTTGAGCCCCGCCTGGCCCGGGCCCTTCTGGACCGGGTCCGGTCCTACCTGGAAGAGCCCCTACTCCTTTTCGTCTAG
- the uvrB gene encoding excinuclease ABC subunit UvrB, translating to MTKKRMEKSVFRYQGPEPKGDQPKAIRELVEALEAGERFVTLLGATGTGKTVTMAKVIEALGRPTLVLAPNKILAAQLAAEFRALFPENAVEYFISYYDYYQPEAYVPGRDLYIEKDASINPEIERLRHSTTRSLLTRRDVIVVASVSAIYGLGDPREYRARNLVVEKGMTYPREALLERLLELGYERNEVDLAPGRFRARGEVLEIFPAYETEPIRVELFGDEVERILQVHPVSGERLRELPGFVLFPATHYLSPEGMEEILEEIRKELEERLRYFEERGEVLYAQRLRERTLYDLEMLRVMGTCPGVENYSRYFTGKAPGEPPFTLLDYFPEDRLVFIDESHVALPQLQGMYRGDYVRKKTLVDYGFRLPSALDNRPLRFEEFLERAPQLVFVSATPGAFEREAGRVVEQIIRPTGLLDPLVVVKPTENQLLDLMEGIRERAKRGERTLVTVLTVRMAEELTDFLVEHGIRARYLHHELDAFERQALLRDLRLGHYDCLVGINLLREGLDLPEVSLVAILDADKEGFLRSERSLIQTIGRAARNERGEVWLYADTLSEAMRRAIEETNRRRRLQEAYNLEHGITPKTVRKEVRAVIRPEGYEEGEEALDEEEIRARIAELELQMWRMAEEMEYEKAAELRDQIRALEARLMGVEALPAAPKRPRRRRR from the coding sequence ATGACGAAAAAGAGGATGGAAAAATCGGTCTTCCGCTACCAAGGTCCCGAGCCCAAGGGGGACCAGCCCAAGGCCATAAGGGAGCTGGTGGAGGCCCTGGAGGCGGGGGAGCGGTTCGTCACCCTTTTGGGGGCCACCGGCACGGGGAAGACGGTTACCATGGCCAAGGTGATTGAGGCCCTGGGCAGGCCCACCCTGGTCCTCGCCCCCAACAAGATCCTGGCCGCCCAGCTCGCCGCCGAGTTCCGGGCCCTCTTTCCCGAGAACGCGGTGGAGTACTTCATCAGCTACTACGACTACTACCAGCCCGAGGCCTACGTGCCGGGGCGGGACCTGTACATTGAGAAGGACGCCAGCATCAACCCGGAGATCGAGCGCCTGCGCCACTCCACCACCCGGAGCCTCCTCACCCGGCGGGACGTGATCGTGGTGGCCTCGGTTTCGGCCATCTACGGCCTGGGGGACCCCCGGGAGTACCGGGCCCGCAACCTGGTGGTGGAAAAGGGGATGACCTACCCCCGGGAGGCCCTCCTGGAGCGGCTTCTGGAGCTCGGCTACGAGCGGAACGAGGTGGACCTGGCCCCGGGGCGCTTCCGGGCCCGGGGGGAGGTCCTGGAGATCTTCCCCGCCTACGAGACCGAGCCCATCCGGGTGGAGCTCTTCGGGGACGAGGTGGAGCGGATCCTCCAGGTGCACCCGGTAAGCGGCGAAAGGCTTAGGGAGCTTCCCGGCTTCGTCCTCTTCCCCGCCACCCACTACCTGAGCCCGGAGGGGATGGAGGAGATCCTGGAGGAGATCCGGAAGGAGCTGGAGGAGCGGCTCCGCTACTTTGAGGAGCGGGGGGAGGTCCTCTACGCCCAGCGCCTGCGGGAGCGCACCCTTTACGACTTGGAGATGCTCCGGGTCATGGGCACCTGCCCCGGGGTGGAGAACTACAGCCGCTACTTCACCGGCAAGGCCCCCGGGGAGCCCCCCTTCACCCTTCTGGACTACTTCCCCGAGGACCGGCTGGTCTTCATAGACGAGTCCCACGTGGCCCTCCCCCAGCTTCAGGGGATGTACCGGGGGGACTACGTGCGGAAGAAGACCCTGGTGGACTACGGCTTCCGCCTGCCCTCGGCCCTGGACAACCGCCCCTTGCGGTTTGAGGAGTTCCTGGAGCGGGCCCCCCAGCTGGTCTTCGTGAGCGCCACCCCGGGGGCGTTTGAGCGGGAGGCGGGCCGGGTGGTGGAGCAGATCATCCGCCCCACGGGGCTTCTGGACCCCTTGGTGGTGGTCAAGCCCACGGAGAACCAGCTTCTGGACCTGATGGAGGGGATCCGGGAAAGGGCCAAAAGGGGCGAAAGGACCCTGGTCACCGTCCTCACCGTGCGCATGGCGGAGGAGCTCACGGACTTTTTGGTGGAGCACGGCATACGGGCCCGCTACCTCCACCACGAGCTGGACGCCTTTGAGCGCCAGGCCCTCCTTAGGGACCTGCGCCTCGGCCACTACGACTGCCTGGTGGGGATCAACCTGTTGCGGGAGGGGCTGGACCTGCCCGAGGTCAGCCTGGTGGCCATCCTGGACGCGGACAAGGAGGGCTTCTTAAGGAGCGAGCGGAGCCTCATCCAGACCATCGGCCGGGCGGCGCGGAACGAGCGGGGCGAGGTCTGGCTCTACGCGGACACCCTCTCCGAGGCCATGCGGAGGGCGATAGAAGAGACCAACCGCCGCCGCAGGCTCCAGGAGGCCTACAACCTCGAGCACGGCATCACCCCCAAGACGGTGCGCAAGGAGGTGCGGGCGGTCATCCGGCCCGAGGGGTACGAGGAGGGGGAGGAGGCCCTGGACGAGGAAGAGATCCGGGCCCGCATCGCGGAGCTGGAACTTCAGATGTGGCGGATGGCCGAGGAGATGGAGTACGAGAAGGCGGCGGAGCTGCGCGACCAGATCCGGGCCCTGGAGGCCCGGCTCATGGGGGTGGAGGCCCTCCCCGCCGCGCCCAAGCGCCCCCGGCGCAGGCGGCGCTAG
- a CDS encoding tetratricopeptide repeat protein, whose protein sequence is MRWVGVLLLGLALAQGLDLARSLLRQGQYELALARLEREPPGPEVLALKGRAYLLLGRPEAAREALEGAARLGRGAEVERLKGWLALEAGKAEEARRAFQAAAIYSGLPQDALLWALAAREAGRPSEEALARAERAGGGAEAALLKGLFLLAQDPAEALAAFRRAGDGPFKAQALYLQGLALEALGRDPEAREAYRQALKASPDYLPARRALGL, encoded by the coding sequence ATGCGCTGGGTGGGGGTGCTCCTCCTGGGCCTGGCCCTGGCCCAGGGGCTGGACCTGGCCCGGTCCCTCCTGCGCCAGGGCCAGTACGAGCTGGCCCTGGCCCGGCTGGAGCGGGAGCCCCCCGGTCCGGAGGTTCTGGCCCTGAAGGGCCGGGCCTACCTGCTCCTGGGCCGGCCGGAGGCGGCCCGGGAGGCCCTGGAGGGGGCGGCCCGCCTGGGCCGGGGGGCGGAGGTGGAGCGGCTCAAGGGCTGGCTGGCCCTGGAGGCGGGAAAGGCCGAGGAGGCCCGGCGGGCCTTCCAAGCCGCGGCCATCTACTCGGGCCTTCCCCAGGACGCCCTCCTCTGGGCCCTGGCGGCCCGGGAGGCGGGCCGCCCTTCCGAGGAGGCCCTGGCCCGGGCGGAGCGGGCGGGGGGCGGGGCGGAGGCGGCCCTCCTTAAGGGGCTCTTCCTCCTGGCACAGGACCCGGCGGAGGCCCTGGCCGCCTTCCGCCGGGCGGGGGACGGCCCTTTCAAGGCCCAGGCCCTCTACCTGCAGGGCCTAGCCCTCGAGGCCCTGGGCCGGGACCCAGAGGCCCGGGAAGCCTACCGCCAGGCCCTGAAGGCCTCTCCGGACTACCTCCCCGCCCGCCGGGCTTTAGGGCTTTGA
- a CDS encoding S-layer homology domain-containing protein, with protein MKKRLVILLAGLLTVLSMGFGLAQFSDVPAGHWAKEAVENMAAKGIITGFPDGTFRGNETLTRYQAALIIYRLLEQINAELKAQGESPTMAAMDEETLNALKNAVQELASELAALGVRVSALEDNAASKDDIARLEAMIEELKAQPAPEPGMDEAALQDLMDRVEAASIAADTALAQAQQLAEQLDALSQDVEGVKGDVAALQTQVEANAGAIQALNELAVLLNQDVLTLQDRVTALEKLVSGGAELPDLEQFATKAELEELATKEDVAAVQEFAAALRSDLVGLSEKVTKLEGQVAELSKVQYSIKGSLSVAYGTASSTGPNFDIDRLFPGNQVSSGAGQQDYGGPPPPYRKRVAQRRGDFDQTFTGGSANLTFGVKVAQPGTSGVNVSEASATLYADTFPSTSLSLDSATVKGNVDGQAFSVAYSNGGSSFAFNDYLFANDQDGDGTVTRTGVVASFSGTKFPLAPEVTVVAGQATDNDPGKRIFPADTSYFGIRTAFKPLEGFTLGLNYVRAEGLRYGVGADLSLALGPVKLTGLFDSTKAWGGDWTDLFDSTLSDWAYYVKGDVNLGPLTLSANYRAIDPDYENGKAGLSANYNYFYFGVGGNGNAPFAADNRGFGVDAKLSLAFLGGLEVRGYYENAYDYDGVKLRSSGGYQQQAYGVGATLKLFAGFSLNPYWNQLLLSNTAEGDTVLPGSSGIGAYGNYSYYFYNIQDSRYSTSLGVKLVHDARAKDALIPGLTLVLGYQVFDDGSGNYPFQDLLAYTSYQGKLGFLSLQPYFRYHSFTDADVGTANTRGADFNNYYAILLPPAVPAPTALTYNYTTYKYGVKVATDPLDIPFKPSLEGVYARRLTTDIQEHNNLTGANASLSDAEETFYRVGLALNEFLVPGASLKVAYASYRGTNVVDPAGSFLTRGYGDFSLSATTDRLFTYPGEVQFPWNLTTGAKTNSGGVDGIYVEAKYYNFTVAYLDAILLDGSGNVQSYGRAFKVSYNVEF; from the coding sequence ATGAAGAAAAGGCTGGTCATTCTACTGGCAGGGCTTCTGACCGTGCTCTCCATGGGCTTCGGTCTAGCCCAGTTCTCCGACGTGCCCGCCGGGCACTGGGCCAAGGAGGCCGTGGAGAACATGGCGGCCAAGGGCATCATCACGGGCTTCCCGGACGGCACCTTCCGGGGCAACGAGACCCTGACCCGCTACCAGGCGGCCCTCATCATCTACCGGCTCCTGGAGCAGATCAACGCTGAGCTCAAGGCCCAGGGCGAGTCTCCCACCATGGCGGCCATGGACGAGGAGACCCTGAACGCCCTGAAGAACGCCGTTCAGGAGCTGGCCTCTGAGCTCGCCGCCCTTGGCGTGCGGGTCTCCGCCCTCGAGGACAACGCGGCCAGCAAGGACGACATCGCCCGCCTCGAGGCCATGATTGAGGAGCTCAAGGCCCAGCCCGCCCCCGAGCCGGGCATGGACGAGGCCGCCCTCCAGGACCTCATGGACCGGGTGGAGGCCGCCTCCATCGCCGCCGACACCGCCCTGGCCCAGGCCCAGCAGCTGGCCGAGCAGCTGGATGCCCTGTCCCAGGACGTGGAGGGCGTGAAGGGCGACGTGGCCGCCCTCCAGACCCAGGTGGAGGCCAACGCGGGCGCCATCCAGGCCCTGAACGAGCTCGCCGTCCTTCTCAACCAGGACGTCCTCACCCTGCAGGACCGGGTGACCGCCCTGGAGAAGCTGGTCTCCGGTGGGGCCGAGCTTCCCGACCTGGAGCAGTTCGCCACCAAGGCCGAGCTGGAGGAGCTCGCCACCAAGGAGGACGTGGCCGCCGTCCAGGAGTTCGCCGCCGCCCTCCGCTCCGATCTGGTGGGCCTCTCCGAGAAGGTGACCAAGCTCGAGGGCCAGGTGGCCGAGCTCTCCAAGGTGCAGTACTCCATCAAGGGCTCCCTCTCCGTCGCCTACGGCACCGCGTCCTCTACCGGCCCCAACTTTGACATTGACCGCCTCTTCCCGGGCAACCAGGTCTCCTCCGGCGCCGGCCAGCAGGACTACGGCGGCCCGCCCCCGCCTTACCGCAAGCGCGTGGCCCAGCGCCGGGGCGATTTTGACCAGACCTTCACCGGCGGCTCCGCCAACCTCACCTTCGGGGTCAAGGTGGCCCAGCCCGGGACGAGCGGGGTCAACGTCTCCGAGGCCAGCGCCACCCTCTACGCCGACACCTTCCCCTCCACCTCCTTGAGCCTGGACTCCGCCACGGTGAAGGGCAACGTGGACGGCCAGGCCTTCAGCGTGGCCTACAGCAACGGGGGTAGCTCCTTCGCCTTCAACGACTACCTCTTCGCCAACGACCAGGACGGGGACGGGACCGTGACCCGGACGGGCGTGGTGGCCTCCTTCTCCGGCACCAAGTTCCCCCTCGCCCCCGAGGTGACCGTGGTGGCCGGGCAAGCGACCGACAACGATCCCGGCAAGCGTATCTTCCCTGCCGATACCTCCTACTTCGGCATCCGCACCGCCTTCAAGCCCCTGGAGGGCTTCACCCTGGGCCTGAACTACGTCCGGGCGGAGGGTCTCCGCTACGGCGTGGGCGCCGACCTCTCCCTCGCCCTGGGCCCGGTCAAGCTCACCGGCCTCTTTGACTCCACCAAGGCGTGGGGTGGGGACTGGACGGACCTCTTTGACTCCACCCTCTCCGACTGGGCCTACTACGTGAAGGGGGACGTCAACCTGGGCCCCCTCACCCTTTCCGCCAACTACCGGGCCATTGACCCCGACTACGAGAACGGCAAGGCCGGCCTCTCCGCCAACTACAACTACTTCTACTTCGGCGTGGGCGGCAACGGCAACGCCCCCTTCGCCGCTGACAACCGGGGCTTCGGCGTGGACGCGAAGCTCAGCCTGGCCTTCCTGGGCGGCCTCGAGGTCCGGGGCTACTACGAGAACGCCTACGACTACGACGGCGTCAAGCTGAGGAGCTCCGGAGGCTACCAGCAGCAGGCTTACGGCGTGGGGGCTACCCTCAAGCTCTTTGCCGGCTTCTCCCTGAACCCCTACTGGAACCAGCTCCTCCTCAGCAACACGGCTGAAGGGGACACCGTGCTCCCGGGCAGCTCGGGTATTGGCGCCTACGGAAACTACAGCTACTACTTCTACAATATCCAGGACAGCCGCTACTCCACCAGCCTCGGCGTCAAGCTGGTCCACGACGCCAGGGCCAAGGACGCCCTCATCCCCGGGCTTACCCTGGTCCTGGGCTACCAGGTGTTTGACGACGGGAGCGGCAACTACCCCTTCCAGGACCTCCTGGCCTACACCTCCTACCAGGGCAAGCTCGGCTTCCTGAGCCTCCAGCCCTACTTCCGCTACCACAGCTTCACCGACGCCGACGTCGGCACGGCTAATACTCGGGGCGCTGACTTCAACAACTACTACGCCATCCTCTTACCCCCTGCCGTCCCCGCCCCTACTGCCTTGACTTACAACTACACCACCTACAAGTACGGCGTGAAGGTCGCCACGGATCCCCTGGACATCCCCTTCAAGCCCAGCCTGGAGGGGGTCTACGCCCGGCGGTTGACCACGGACATCCAGGAGCATAACAACCTTACCGGTGCCAATGCGTCGCTTTCGGACGCCGAGGAAACCTTCTACCGCGTGGGCCTCGCCCTCAACGAGTTCCTGGTGCCGGGCGCCAGCCTGAAGGTGGCCTACGCCAGCTACCGGGGCACGAACGTGGTGGACCCCGCGGGTAGCTTCCTCACCCGGGGCTACGGCGACTTCTCCCTGAGCGCCACCACCGACCGCCTCTTCACCTACCCCGGCGAGGTCCAGTTCCCCTGGAACCTCACCACCGGGGCCAAGACCAACTCTGGCGGCGTGGACGGCATCTACGTGGAGGCCAAGTACTACAACTTCACCGTGGCCTACCTGGATGCCATCCTCCTGGACGGCAGCGGTAACGTCCAGTCCTACGGCCGGGCCTTCAAGGTTTCCTACAACGTGGAGTTCTAA